TTCGTACGGGCGAAGGCGGCGATGTCCGAGTCGTTCATGTGGACGCAGTGCGCCATCCACACGTCCTCGCCGAGCCAGCCCGTGGACTCGAAGTAGTCGGTCGGGCCCATGCCGAAGAGTTCCTTGCAGAACTGCTCCTCCTCGACCGTCTCCGAGCCGTGCGTGTGCAGGCGTACGCCCTTGCGCCGCGCCAACTCCGCTCCCTCGCGCAGCAGTTCGGTCGAGACGGAGAACGGTGAGCAGGGGGCGACCGCGACCTGTGTCATGGCGTCGAAGGAGGGGTCGTGGTGCTCGTCGACGGTGGCCTCGGTGGCGGCGAGCGCGCCCTCCAGGGTCTCGACGGCGAAGTCCGGGGGCAGGCCGCCGTCCTTCTCGCTGCGGTCCATCGAGCCGCGGGCGAGGGTGAAGCGGACGCCCATCTCGCGGGCCGCCCCGATGATCGCGCCGGACAGGTCGCCGGAGCCCTTCGGGAAGACGTAGTGGTGGTCCATGGCGGTGGTGACTCCGCCGCGGGCCATCATGGCGAGCGAGCCCTGCGCCGCCGCGCGGACCATCGGCTCGTCGATGCGTGCCCACGTCGGGTACAGCGCCACCAGCCAGTCGAAGAGGTTGTGGTCGGTGGCCAGGCCCCGGGTGATCCACTGGTAGTAGTGGTGGTGCGTGTTGACGAGGCCGGGGGTGACGAGGTGGCCGCTCGCGTCGACTCGCCGGACCACGTCCGCCAGCCCCTCGGGGGCTTTGCCCGCGCCGACCGACTCGATGCGGTTGCCGGCGATCACCACATGGCCGGACGCGTACTCGGTGTCGGCGGCGTCCACGGTCGCGACCGCGCAGTTCTCGATGACGATGCGCTGAACCATCGTTCGAACGTCCTTAGAGGTCTCAGAGGTTGGTGAGGTCGGCGGGGATGCGCGCGTCGGCGCCGTCCCGCAGGATCGTGCCCTCGATCAGGCCGTACGGCCGGTCCGCGGCGAGGTAGACCTCATTGTCGTTCTTCAGCCCGAACGGCTTCAGATCCACCAGGAAGTGATGCTTGTTGGGGAGGGCGAAC
The DNA window shown above is from Streptomyces sp. NBC_01451 and carries:
- a CDS encoding 8-oxoguanine deaminase codes for the protein MVQRIVIENCAVATVDAADTEYASGHVVIAGNRIESVGAGKAPEGLADVVRRVDASGHLVTPGLVNTHHHYYQWITRGLATDHNLFDWLVALYPTWARIDEPMVRAAAQGSLAMMARGGVTTAMDHHYVFPKGSGDLSGAIIGAAREMGVRFTLARGSMDRSEKDGGLPPDFAVETLEGALAATEATVDEHHDPSFDAMTQVAVAPCSPFSVSTELLREGAELARRKGVRLHTHGSETVEEEQFCKELFGMGPTDYFESTGWLGEDVWMAHCVHMNDSDIAAFARTKTGVAHCPSSNARLAAGIARVPDMLAAGVPVGLGVDGTASNESGELHTELRNALLINRLGAHREAALNARQALRLGTYGGAQVLGRARETGSLEAGKLADLVLWNLDTLAHASIADPVTALVFGAAAPVTASFVNGEQIVENGRLLHVDEDEIARSTRAEARRLAAIAARGREA